One segment of Palaemon carinicauda isolate YSFRI2023 chromosome 35, ASM3689809v2, whole genome shotgun sequence DNA contains the following:
- the LOC137627329 gene encoding uncharacterized protein — protein MEEGEVVVSVDIEDISLVGVVMEGEVLVSVNIVDVSLVGVVMEGEVVVSVNIVNISLVGVVMEGEVLVLVNIMDVSVVGVMEEGEVVVSVDIVDVSLVGVVEEGELVVLVDIVDGSLVSVVEEEVVVSVDIDDVSLVGVVMEGEVVVSVDIEDVSLVGVMEEGEVVVSVDTMDVSLVGVMEEEEVVVSPVDIVDGSLVGMVEGEMVASNDIEDVSLVGVMEEGEVVISVNNVDVLLVGVVMEGEVVVSVNIVDVSLVYVVMEREVVVSINIVDISLVGVKEEGEVVVSVNIVDVSLLGVMKEGEVVVSVDIEDVSLVGVVMEGEVLVSLNIGDISLEGVVMEGELVVSVNIVDVSLVGVVMEGEVVVSVDIMDVSVVGVMEEGEVVVSVDIVDVSLEEGEVVVSVNIVDVSLVGVMEEGEMVVSFDIVDVSLVGVMEVGEVSVSLNIVDVSLVGVMEEEEVVVLPIDIVDGSLVGVVMEGEVLVSVIIVDVSMVGLVMEREVVVSVNIVDVSLVGVLEEGEVVVLVDIVDVSLVGVMEEGEVVESVDIEDVSLVGVVMEGEVLVSVNIVDISLVGVVMEGEVVVSVNIVDISLVE, from the exons atggaggaaggagaggtggtggtatcagttgatattgaggacATTTCACTGGTAGgggtagtgatggaaggagaggtgctggtatcagtgaatattgtggacgtttcactggtaggtgtagtgatggaaggagaggtggtggtatcagttaatattgtgaaCATTTCACTGGTAggagtagtgatggaaggagaggtgctggtatTAGTTAATATTATGGATGTTTCagtagtaggtgtaatggaggaaggagaggtggtggtatcagttgatattgtggatgtttcactggtaggtgtagtggaggaaggagaatTGGTGGTATTAGTTGATATTGTGGATGGTTCACTAGTAAGTGTAGTggaagaagaggtggtggtatcagtggaTATTGacgacgtttcactggtaggtgtagtgatggaaggagaagtggtggtatcagttgatattgaggacgtttcactggtaggtgtaatggaggaaggagaggtggtggtatcagttgatactATGGATGtgtcactagtaggtgtaatggaggaagaagaggtggtggtatcaccagttgatattgtaGATGGTTCACTAGTAGGTATGGTGGAAGGAGAGATGGTGGCATCAAATGATATtgaggatgtttcactagtaggtgtaatggaggaaggagaggtggtgatATCAGTGAATAATGTGGACGTTttactggtaggtgtagtgatggaaggagaggtggtggtatcagttaatattgtagacgtttcactgGTATATGTAGTGATGGaaagagaggtggtggtatcaattAATATTGTAGacatttcactggtaggtgtaaaggaggaaggagaggtggtcgtatcagttaatattgtggacgtttcactgttAGGTGTAATGAAGGAAGGAGAGGtagtggtatcagttgatattgaggacgtttcactggtaggtgtagtgatggaaggagaggtgctggtatcaTTGAATATTGGGGACATTTCACTGgaaggtgtagtgatggaaggagagttggtggtatcagttaatattgtggacgtttcactggtaggagttgtgatggaaggagaggtggtggtatcagttgatattatgGATGTTTCagtagtaggtgtaatggaggaaggagaggtggtggtatcagttgatattgtggatgtttcactg gaggaaggagaggtggtggtatcagttaacattgtggatgtttcactggtaggtgtaatggaggaaggagagatgGTGGTATCATtcgatattgtggatgtttcactagtaggtgtaatggaggtagGAGAGGTGTCGGTATCACTTAATAtcgtggatgtttcactagtaggtgtaatggaggaagaagaggtggtggtatTACCAATTGATATTGTAGATGGTTCACTAGTAG gtgtagtgatggaaggagaggtgctggtatcagtgattattgtggatgtttcaatggtaggGTTAGTGATGGaaagagaggtggtggtatcagttaatattgtagacgtttcactggtaggtgtactggaggaaggagaggtggtggtattagttgatattgtggatgtttcactagtaggtgtaatggaggaaggagaagtTGTGGAATCAGTTGATATtgaggacgtttcactggtaggtgtagtgatggaaggagaggtactggtatcagtgaatattgtggacatttcactggtaggtgtagtgatggaaggagaggtggtggtatcagttaatattgtggacatTTCACTGGTagagtag
- the LOC137627328 gene encoding uncharacterized protein: protein MSTILTDTTTSPSITTPTSETSTIFTDTSTSPSITTPTSEMSTILTDTTTSPFITTPTSETYTIFTDTSTSPSITTSTITTPTSEMSTILTNTTNSPSITTPTSETSTILTDTSTSPSITTPTSETSSISTDSTTSTSSITPIRETSTISTDTTTSSYSITPTSETETSSISTDTTFSPSSTTPTSETSTISSDTTYSPSSITPTSETSIISTDTSTSPSSTTPTSETSSISTDTTTSSSSITPTSETSTSPSITTTTSQTFSISTDATTSPSSITPTSETTTISIDTTNSPSSTTPTSETKTTTTSFDTTTSPSITPTSEPSTISTIDTTTSSSSITPTSETSTILIKCSQY, encoded by the exons AtgtctacaatattaactgataccaccacctctccttccatcactacacctaccagtgaaacgtccacaatattcactgataccagcacctctccttccatcactactccTACCAGTGAAatgtccacaatattaactgataccaccacctctcctttcatcactacacctaccagtgaaacgtacacaatattcactgataccagcacctctccttccatcactacttCTACCATCACTACTCCTACCAGTGAAATGTCCACAATATTAACTAATACCACCaactctccttccatcactacacctaccagtgaaacgtccacaatattaactgataccagcacctctccttccatcactacacctaccagtgaaacgtcctcaATATCAACTGATTCCACAACCTCtacttcctccattacacctattagagaaacatccacaatatcgactgataccaccacctcttcttactccattacacctaccagtgaaac tgaaacatcctcaatatcaactgataccaccttctctccttcctccactacacctaccagtgaaacatccacgATATCAAGTGATACCACCtactctccttcctccattacacctactagtgaaacatccataaTATCAACCGATACCAGCACATCTCCTTCCAGCAcaacacctaccagtgaaacgtcctcaATATcgactgataccaccacctcttcttcctccattacacctaccagtgaaacatc cacctctccttccatcactacaacTACCAGTCAAACGTTCTCAATATCAACTGAtgccaccacctctccttcctccattacacctactagtgaaacaacCACCATATCAATTGATACCACcaactctccttcctccactacacctacaagtgaaac taaaacaaccacaacatcatttgataccaccacctctccttcaaTCACACCTACTAGTGAACCATCTACAATATCAACtattgataccaccacctcttcttcctccattacacctactagtgaaacatccacaatattaa